From the Micromonospora echinospora genome, the window TCAAGGTCCGGCTGGCCGATTTCTCCCTGGTGAGCCGGTCCCGCACCCTGGGTGCGCCGACGGACGTCACCCGGGAGATCTTCGACACGGTCTGGGCGTTGTACGCCGCTTTCGACCCGGGGCAGCTCGTCCGGTTGGTGGGCGTACGGATCGAGGGGCTCAGTGCCGCCGAGGCCACCCCGCAACAACTCGCGTTGGGTGCTCCCGAACACGGATGGCGTGAGGCGGAAGCGGCGGCGGACGCCGCGGCTGCCCGTTTCGGGCGGTCCGTCATAGGTCCGGCCAGTCTTCTGGAGACCCGTGATCGGCGTCGGCGGGAAAATCCGCCCCACCCATAGGTCGTCCCGCTTTCCGACGCGCGAGGGCCCTCGTAGACTTGCGGGTAAGCAGCCGGTTGGCTGCCACGGTCTGTCGGTCCGAACGGGCCGACCAACGTGACCGGGGAGGAGTGCCGTGCCGCTCTCGGAGCACGAGCAGCGGCTGTTCGAGCAGATCGAGCGGTCGCTTGCCGAGGACCCCAAATTCGCCTCGGCCGTGCGCGCCAGCGACCCGCGTTTCCACACGCGGCGTCGTCTGCTCGTCGCTGCCGGCGTGATCATCGCTGGCCTGGCCCTCGTGGTCTACGGCGCGGTGATCAAGACCCCGCCGCTCGCGGTGGCGGGTTTCGTCGTGATGCTGGCGTCAGCGGCGTTCGCGGTGCAGTCGCACCGCCGGGCACAGTCGCCCGACCTGCACGTGGTCGGCGGCACCACCAGTCGGCGGCGTCCCCGGGCGGCGCGCGCCGGCCGCCGGTCGTCGCTCCTCGACCGGCTGGAGGACCGGTGGCGGCAGCGCCCGGAGGGGCACCGCTGACCATCGGCTGACGGGGGTGGGGCCAGCGCCGTCCCGCCCTGCGTCGCATCACCGTGCCCAGAGTCCGGCGGCGTCCTGCCGGGGCCCCTGGGCTCTTCGTTGATGGCCGCGCCCCCTGTTGCGGCCCTGCCTCCTGCGCCCTGCGGCCCTGCCCTGCCCTGCTTCCGCACCTCGCGGATCTACCTTCCGCACCTGGCGGCCCTCTTGACCGCCGTCCCTGAACCGCCCTCGTCGCCCGCCACCCCGCCCACTACCCGCAGCGCCGGCCACCTGAGCCGTCACCGCGACATGCGGGATGTCGGGGTGTCCGGGCGTGCGGAGAGGGCGACATGCGGGAAGTCGGGGTGTCCGGGGACGAGGGACGACAGAGACGACGGGGGCGACGGGGAGAGGGCGACGCGGGGCGGATCGGGAACGCCCGGTCGGCCCGTGAGCGGGCCGACCGGGCGTCGGTTGCGGTAGCCGGGTCAGCGGGCCGGTCGGCCCGCCAGGAGCCGCCGG encodes:
- a CDS encoding DUF3040 domain-containing protein; the encoded protein is MPLSEHEQRLFEQIERSLAEDPKFASAVRASDPRFHTRRRLLVAAGVIIAGLALVVYGAVIKTPPLAVAGFVVMLASAAFAVQSHRRAQSPDLHVVGGTTSRRRPRAARAGRRSSLLDRLEDRWRQRPEGHR